The Candidatus Thermoplasmatota archaeon genome window below encodes:
- a CDS encoding rhomboid family intramembrane serine protease: MEGICDVCGNGRFVPTICRECRLRLCPSHAGSHACGEPCTAPLRVTTLPPAPARSMALAVRAAAQEVLSDARRSISFALLLLVCAGFALQVLGGLVLWAAVGEPAEALSGAITGALAAGPGLEGVFQKPWTLATGAFVHASLAHLAASCAFLYFFVGPVELRLGRRGTAVLFLLGSATAFLAQNALFHGYALGSSGGILALAGAAVAACPRDRIPFFFVRSPLWVVAIVFVAVDVISTTPLVSVGPVSRAANLTHVAALGAGFVAMRAAQAGYDPLRAARRIVRKLRGAARRLRAPAAATPLHEHVERLAPPAR, from the coding sequence TTGGAAGGCATCTGCGACGTCTGCGGCAACGGCCGCTTCGTCCCGACGATCTGCCGCGAGTGCCGGCTCCGGCTGTGTCCCTCGCACGCGGGCTCGCACGCCTGCGGGGAGCCTTGTACCGCGCCGCTTCGGGTCACGACGCTCCCCCCGGCGCCTGCGCGGTCGATGGCGCTTGCCGTTCGCGCCGCCGCGCAGGAGGTGCTCTCCGACGCCCGACGGTCGATCTCCTTTGCCCTCCTGCTCCTCGTGTGCGCCGGCTTTGCGCTGCAGGTGCTAGGCGGCCTCGTGCTGTGGGCCGCCGTGGGCGAGCCGGCCGAAGCGCTCTCGGGCGCCATCACCGGCGCGCTTGCGGCAGGACCCGGCCTCGAGGGCGTCTTCCAGAAGCCTTGGACGCTTGCGACGGGCGCCTTCGTGCACGCAAGCCTCGCGCACCTTGCGGCCTCGTGCGCGTTCCTGTACTTCTTCGTGGGGCCGGTGGAATTGCGCCTGGGCCGTCGGGGCACGGCCGTCCTGTTCCTGCTCGGCTCGGCGACGGCGTTTCTTGCCCAAAACGCCCTCTTCCACGGCTACGCGCTTGGAAGCTCGGGCGGAATCCTCGCGCTCGCCGGCGCCGCCGTCGCGGCGTGCCCGCGCGACCGCATTCCGTTCTTCTTCGTGCGGTCCCCCCTGTGGGTCGTCGCGATCGTGTTCGTCGCGGTGGACGTCATCTCCACGACGCCCCTTGTCTCGGTGGGTCCGGTCAGCCGCGCGGCGAACCTCACGCACGTCGCGGCGCTTGGCGCGGGCTTTGTCGCCATGCGCGCCGCGCAGGCGGGCTACGATCCCCTGCGCGCGGCGCGCCGGATCGTCCGCAAGCTCCGGGGCGCCGCGCGGCGTCTCCGCGCTCCCGCCGCCGCAACGCCCCTCCACGAGCACGTGGAGCGCCTGGCGCCGCCCGCGCGGTGA
- a CDS encoding M1 family aminopeptidase produces MTLDEENPYKRFATAGAREHEAPSKSFDVTHLRLELAIDEVEGAVEGSATLSLRPIVPTREVVLDAVDLDVRSVEADDKEVAFEVLPGSLRVELPRPAEKAFALRVSYRAKPRTGLHFIRPSKAHPRKPWQVWSQGQAEDSRHWFPVVDHPSDKMTSEVVATAKDRFLVVSNGRLVSTTHDKRARTRTWHWLHKVPHPAYLVCVVAGEFDEVRAAAGDVPLRYLARKGEGRRAEVLCRNTPDILAFFGEYTGRAYPYEKYDQAVLVDFMWGGMENTGITTLNERYLCDERHRVDVDPDGLVAHEAAHQWFGDLLTCKSWEHAWLNEGFATYFDALWHEHAFGADELGVRMRENLRAYLEEDAGKYRRAIATNVFVDAEDVFDRHLYPKAAWVLHTLRGVLGDEAFRASVRHYVRSHEGGNVETNDLRAAIEEATGRNLDGFFRQWIHKAGHPELEVSWKYEPERKVVALTVRQVQKVTQTDPQTPLFRFSADVLVFAGTPQRERVEITDREHVFLLPASRRPEFVEFDPDGRVLHVQKGERPRDERIAVLSKGPTAWVRMTAAEKLGDFPGDEKATHALESALAGDPCWGVRAAAAKALCSMATPDALRALRAAFADKDPRVRRAAAGGLGSFRTPEGFRQAARVATSDASDYVVASALSSAGATRQPAAFELLRSSLPRRGHNHVITAGALLGLGQTRERRAVALARRHAAPGRETVVRAAAITALANLWEHVEAERAAILESLVELARDPMHQVRRAAVEVLGRVDDAAAAAELRRAARAEVIGLVRAAARNASREHAERADRKADRARVRRDLEELRDEVRALKARVNELAGRQALSHERAAKDDGSPRTRRRRARAKPSR; encoded by the coding sequence ATGACGCTCGACGAGGAGAATCCGTACAAGCGGTTCGCCACGGCCGGCGCGCGCGAACACGAGGCGCCGAGCAAGTCGTTCGACGTGACCCACCTGCGCCTCGAGCTTGCGATCGACGAGGTCGAGGGCGCGGTGGAGGGATCGGCCACGCTTTCGCTTCGGCCCATCGTGCCCACGCGCGAGGTCGTGCTCGACGCCGTCGACCTCGACGTGCGTTCGGTCGAGGCCGACGACAAGGAGGTCGCCTTCGAAGTCCTTCCCGGCTCGCTGCGCGTGGAGCTCCCCCGGCCGGCGGAGAAGGCCTTCGCGCTGCGCGTCTCCTACCGCGCGAAGCCAAGGACGGGCCTGCATTTCATCCGACCGTCGAAGGCGCACCCTCGCAAGCCCTGGCAGGTGTGGAGCCAAGGCCAGGCGGAGGATTCGCGCCATTGGTTCCCCGTCGTGGACCACCCCAGCGACAAGATGACCTCCGAGGTCGTGGCGACGGCGAAGGACCGTTTCCTTGTCGTGTCGAACGGACGCCTCGTGTCGACGACGCACGACAAGCGCGCACGCACGCGGACCTGGCATTGGCTCCACAAGGTTCCGCACCCGGCCTACCTCGTCTGCGTCGTGGCCGGCGAGTTCGACGAGGTCCGCGCCGCGGCAGGCGACGTTCCCCTCCGCTACCTCGCTCGAAAGGGCGAGGGACGACGCGCGGAGGTCCTCTGCCGCAACACGCCGGACATCCTGGCATTCTTCGGCGAGTACACCGGCCGCGCCTATCCGTACGAGAAGTACGACCAGGCCGTGCTCGTGGACTTCATGTGGGGCGGCATGGAGAACACCGGCATCACGACGCTCAACGAACGGTACCTTTGCGACGAGCGCCACCGCGTCGACGTCGATCCGGACGGCCTCGTCGCGCACGAGGCGGCGCACCAGTGGTTTGGCGATCTTCTCACGTGCAAGAGCTGGGAGCACGCGTGGCTCAACGAGGGGTTTGCAACCTACTTCGACGCGCTTTGGCACGAGCACGCGTTTGGTGCCGACGAGCTTGGCGTGCGCATGCGCGAGAACCTGCGAGCCTACCTCGAGGAGGACGCGGGGAAGTACCGGCGGGCCATCGCGACAAACGTGTTCGTGGACGCCGAGGACGTCTTCGACCGGCACCTGTATCCGAAGGCGGCGTGGGTCCTACACACGCTACGCGGGGTTCTCGGCGACGAGGCTTTCCGGGCGTCGGTGCGCCACTACGTGCGAAGCCACGAGGGCGGCAACGTCGAGACGAACGACCTGCGCGCGGCCATCGAGGAGGCGACGGGGCGCAACCTCGACGGCTTCTTCCGCCAATGGATCCACAAGGCTGGGCACCCCGAGCTCGAAGTTTCCTGGAAGTACGAGCCCGAACGGAAGGTCGTTGCGCTCACCGTGCGCCAGGTCCAGAAGGTGACGCAGACCGACCCCCAGACGCCGCTGTTCCGCTTTTCGGCTGACGTCCTCGTTTTCGCCGGGACGCCGCAGCGCGAGCGCGTCGAGATCACCGATCGCGAGCACGTCTTCCTGCTGCCCGCTTCGCGTCGGCCCGAGTTCGTGGAGTTCGATCCGGACGGCCGCGTTCTGCACGTGCAAAAGGGCGAGCGCCCGCGCGACGAGCGCATCGCCGTCCTATCCAAGGGCCCCACCGCGTGGGTCCGAATGACGGCCGCCGAGAAGCTCGGCGACTTCCCCGGCGACGAGAAGGCCACGCACGCGCTCGAGAGCGCGCTTGCCGGCGACCCGTGCTGGGGGGTGCGGGCGGCCGCGGCCAAGGCGTTGTGCTCGATGGCGACCCCGGATGCGCTGAGGGCGTTGCGCGCCGCGTTTGCGGACAAGGACCCGCGCGTGCGGCGGGCGGCCGCGGGCGGTCTTGGAAGCTTCCGCACGCCGGAAGGGTTCCGCCAGGCGGCCCGCGTGGCCACGTCGGACGCAAGCGACTACGTCGTCGCGTCCGCGCTGTCCTCGGCCGGCGCCACGCGCCAACCCGCCGCCTTCGAGCTTCTGCGTTCCTCGTTGCCCCGCCGCGGGCACAACCACGTGATCACGGCCGGCGCCCTGCTGGGCCTCGGACAGACGCGGGAACGGCGGGCCGTCGCGCTCGCGCGCCGGCACGCCGCGCCGGGCCGGGAAACGGTCGTGCGCGCGGCGGCGATCACGGCGCTTGCGAACCTCTGGGAGCACGTCGAGGCCGAGCGGGCCGCGATCCTGGAGTCCCTCGTTGAGCTGGCCCGCGATCCGATGCACCAGGTGCGCCGGGCCGCCGTGGAGGTCCTCGGCCGCGTGGACGACGCGGCCGCCGCCGCGGAGCTGCGGCGGGCCGCGCGGGCGGAGGTGATCGGTCTTGTCCGCGCGGCGGCCCGCAACGCGTCCCGCGAGCACGCCGAGCGGGCGGACCGGAAGGCCGACCGGGCGCGCGTTCGGCGCGATCTCGAGGAGCTTCGCGACGAGGTGCGCGCGCTCAAGGCCCGGGTGAACGAGCTTGCGGGCCGGCAGGCGCTCTCCCACGAGCGCGCGGCGAAGGACGACGGGTCTCCGCGCACCCGTCGCCGCCGGGCACGCGCGAAACCGAGCCGCTAG